A region from the Cannabis sativa cultivar Pink pepper isolate KNU-18-1 chromosome 9, ASM2916894v1, whole genome shotgun sequence genome encodes:
- the LOC115721944 gene encoding cyclin-J18 isoform X1: protein MWKERALALRPCLLEFLIESAQLLEVSPIVKYTALSFFADRFYPRFSSSRFKEGGDIANWLLQPLRESNLQLFALVSLWISSKIHSSRPLSINCFKSLGDKVIKEQHFTNRDFLEAEVVLMQVLNFEIGAVDIAFTFLEELFHQLREVAKIGDLVNFEACMDIMDILYEKGEISTEHCSSHSLAASTLVASYVITVPKQRWEFPILPWVRFVTGCKEDDILEIVREILKHVFDPS, encoded by the exons atgtGGAAGGAGAGAGCTTTGGCTCTACGACCATGTCTTCTCGAATTCCTTATCGAATCTGCTCAG TTACTCGAAGTGAGTCCGATCGTCAAATACACTGCGCTATCATTCTTCGCCGATAGATTCTACCCTCGCTTCTCCAGCTCCAG GTTCAAAGAAGGAGGTGACATAGCAAACTGGCTTTTGCAACCGTTGAGAGAAAGCAATTTGCAGTTGTTTGCACTTGTTTCCTTATGGATATCCAGCAAA ATACACAGTTCCAGACCATTGTCCATTAATTGCTTCAAGTCTTTGGGTGACAAGGTTATCAAAGAGCAGCATTTTACGAATCGGGATTTCTTGGAAGCA GAGGTTGTTTTGATGCAG GTCTTGAATTTTGAGATTGGTGCAGTAGATATTGCTTTTACATTCCTTGAAGAGCTTTTTCATCAGCTAAG GGAAGTGGCAAAAATTGGAGACCTTGTGAACTTTGAAGCATGCATGGACATTATGGATATCCTTTATGAAAAAGGAGAGATATCTACAGAGCATTGTTCTTCTCATTCCCTTGCTGCCTCAACTTTG GTTGCTTCATATGTCATTACAGTTCCCAAACAAAGGTGGGAGTTTCCCATTCTTCCTTGGG TCAGATTTGTAACAGGTTGCAAAGAAGACGATATTTTAGAGATTGTCAGAGAAATTCTGAAGCATGTATTCGATCCTTCTTGA
- the LOC115721944 gene encoding cyclin-J18 isoform X2, whose amino-acid sequence MWKERALALRPCLLEFLIESAQLLEVSPIVKYTALSFFADRFYPRFSSSRFKEGGDIANWLLQPLRESNLQLFALVSLWISSKIHSSRPLSINCFKSLGDKVIKEQHFTNRDFLEAEVVLMQVLNFEIGAVDIAFTFLEELFHQLREVAKIGDLVNFEACMDIMDILYEKGEISTEHCSSHSLAASTLVASYVITVPKQRWEFPILPWDL is encoded by the exons atgtGGAAGGAGAGAGCTTTGGCTCTACGACCATGTCTTCTCGAATTCCTTATCGAATCTGCTCAG TTACTCGAAGTGAGTCCGATCGTCAAATACACTGCGCTATCATTCTTCGCCGATAGATTCTACCCTCGCTTCTCCAGCTCCAG GTTCAAAGAAGGAGGTGACATAGCAAACTGGCTTTTGCAACCGTTGAGAGAAAGCAATTTGCAGTTGTTTGCACTTGTTTCCTTATGGATATCCAGCAAA ATACACAGTTCCAGACCATTGTCCATTAATTGCTTCAAGTCTTTGGGTGACAAGGTTATCAAAGAGCAGCATTTTACGAATCGGGATTTCTTGGAAGCA GAGGTTGTTTTGATGCAG GTCTTGAATTTTGAGATTGGTGCAGTAGATATTGCTTTTACATTCCTTGAAGAGCTTTTTCATCAGCTAAG GGAAGTGGCAAAAATTGGAGACCTTGTGAACTTTGAAGCATGCATGGACATTATGGATATCCTTTATGAAAAAGGAGAGATATCTACAGAGCATTGTTCTTCTCATTCCCTTGCTGCCTCAACTTTG GTTGCTTCATATGTCATTACAGTTCCCAAACAAAGGTGGGAGTTTCCCATTCTTCCTTGGG ATTTGTAA
- the LOC133031524 gene encoding uncharacterized protein LOC133031524, protein MEGVSFDMHETQKTEPRTRWADRRRRRKRHDDNTGREDRRGQDRSGKVPETIYHLLVQCSFARSCWHLSVLNWSHTPMESFWDWFSHILLQHSSTAQEELLMVLWAIWYARNEVVWRDKSMSAAEVILLARVVLNQWRNAQQRRMGSLLVPTGSRVDLEHWVKPVMGKIKVNVDGAIFASDGRFGAAGVARDSQGRFIEGFTVLRVGCVDSAMAELVGVKEALSWIKRKHWGPVEIETDSLVVVQAVQSTVEIPSPFGLQVAVCRSLLADLPLVSINFVKRSVNKAAHCLARSSCLYPDRVIFFLL, encoded by the exons ATGGAAGGTGTTTCATTCGACATGCATGAAACACAGAAAACAGAGCCACGAACACGGTGGGCAGACCGTCGGAGAAGAAGGAAGAGACACGACGACAACACCGGAAGGGAAGACCGGAGAGGTCAGGATCGGTCAGGGAAA GTGCCTGAGACCATTTACCATTTGTTGGTGCAATGTTCTTTTGCACGGTCTTGTTGGCATCTTTCGGTTCTAAATTGGAGTCATACGCCTATGGAGTCTTTTTGGGATTGGTTTAGCCACATTCTGCTACAACACTCATCCACGGCCCAGGAAGAATTGCTCATGGTTCTTTGGGCGATTTGGTATGCCCGAAATGAGGTGGTTTGGCGGGACAAATCAATGTCAGCGGCAGAGGTTATTCTATTGGCAAGAGTAGTCCTTAATCAATGGAGAAATGCTCAACAAAGGAGAATGGGGTCTTTACTTGTTCCTACGGGTTCAAGAGTGGACTTAGAGCATTGGGTGAAACCAGTTATGGGAAAGATTAAGGTTAATGTCGATGGTGCAATCTTTGCAAGTGATGGTCGATTTGGAGCGGCAGGGGTGGCCCGGGATTCTCAGGGTCGATTCATTGAAGGCTTCACAGTTTTACGAGTGGGGTGTGTGGATTCGGCTATGGCTGAATTGGTAGGGGTTAAGGAGGCCTTGAGTTGGATAAAGAGGAAACATTGGGGACCGGTTGAGATTGAAACCGATTCTTTGGTTGTTGTCCAGGCAGTCCAAAGCACGGTGGAGATACCTTCTCCTTTTGGCCTTCAGGTGGCGGTTTGTCGTTCTCTTTTGGCCGATTTGCCGTTAGTctcaattaattttgttaaacgttCTGTAAACAAAGCTGCACATTGTCTTGCTCGTAGCTCTTGTTTGTATCCAGATCGTgtgattttctttctattgtaa
- the LOC115723036 gene encoding type IV inositol polyphosphate 5-phosphatase 9: MWPRLVANKVLKKRLGSNNFVADFPINNNESTTSYLPEENNNRTTPCPTFYDHDDHDDHHHTSLTLNTTIFNQHKLNVHKYKFFTSTWNVGGVEPHEDLNLEDWIDPSCDIYVFGFQEIVPLKASNVLGYSESSRIARKWNNLIRQALNKKINNNKFYYNNNKGIKESSSFEEIKSFQCIISKEMVGILVSVWVRTTLRPFIKHQSVSCVGCGIMGCLGNKGAVSVRFQIHETSLCIVCSHLASGGRQGDEKYRNSNVSEVLSRTTFPRGPLLDLPQKILDHDRVIWLGDLNYRISLPEAKTRLLVDKGNWSALLENDQLRRELMDGQVFEGWQEGAIRFAPTYKYCLNSDLYFGVVNGTKGEKKRAPAWCDRIIWYGEGLKQDIYSRGESKLSDHKPVKAIFSAEVCVLKNLGTFHGFFLSERFEQINTNNIDIDHISSHDDHFICNNIDKSSLF, translated from the exons ATGTGGCCTCGGTTAGTAGCTAACAAAGTCCTGAAGAAGAGACTAGGAAGCAACAATTTTGTGGCTGATTTTCCTATCAATAATAATGAGTCAACGACGTCGTATTTGCCTGAAGAAAATAACAACAGAACAACACCTTGTCCTACTTTTTATGATCATGATGATCATGATGATCATCACCACACATCCTTAACTCTTAACACTACAATCTTCAACCAGCACAAACTCAACGTCCATAAATACAA GTTTTTTACTAGTACATGGAACGTGGGTGGAGTGGAACCACATGAAGATTTGAATTTGGAGGATTGGATTGACCCTTCTTGTGACATCTATGTTTTcgg GTTTCAAGAAATTGTGCCTCTAAAAGCATCAAACGTGCTTGGATATTCAGAGAGTAGTAGAATAGCAAGGAAATGGAACAATTTGATTAGACAAGCTTTGAACAAgaaaatcaataataataaattttattacaataataataagggaATAAAAGAGAGTAGTAGTTTTGAGGAAATAAAAAGTTTCCAATGTATTATAAGTAAAGAAATGGTTGGGATTTTGGTATCTGTTTGGGTACGAACCACTCTTCGTCCCTTTATTAAACACCAAAGTGTCTCCTGCGTTGGCTGTGGCATCATGGGCTGCCTAGGCAATAAG GGAGCAGTGTCAGTGAGATTTCAGATACATGAAACAAGTTTATGCATTGTGTGTAGTCATTTGGCTTCTGGGGGTAGACAAGGAGATGAAAAATATAGAAATTCAAATGTTTCAGAAGTTTTATCAAGAACAACTTTTCCTAGAGGCCCTTTACTTGATTTGCCACAGAAGATTCTCGACCATGA TCGAGTAATATGGCTTGGAGATTTGAATTACAGAATTTCTTTGCCAGAAGCAAAGACCCGTTTATTAGTGGATAAAGGGAATTGGTCGGCCTTACTAGAAAATGATcag CTGAGAAGAGAATTGATGGATGGGCAAGTATTTGAAGGGTGGCAAGAAGGAGCTATAAGATTTGCTCCCACTTACAAATATTGTCTCAATTCTGATCTTTACTTTGGAGTTGTTAATGGCACTAAAGGTGAAAAGAAGAGAGCCCCAGCATG GTGTGATCGGATAATTTGGTATGGAGAGGGATTAAAGCAAGATATTTACAGTAGAGGGGAATCAAAATTGTCAGATCATAAACCTGTGAAGGCAATATTTTCAGCAGAAGTTTGTGTGTTGAAAAATCTTGGAACATTCCATGGTTTTTTTCTATCAGAAAGGTTTGAACAAATTAACACCAATAATATTGACATTGATCACATATCTTCCCATGATGATCATTTTATATGTAATAATATTGATAAGTCAAGTTTGTTTTAA